One Streptomyces sp. ML-6 genomic region harbors:
- a CDS encoding M24 family metallopeptidase translates to MTSAVKDQRAPELEGFREVQRLAYACAEAVAGRLRPGVTEREAARMQRDWLRERGVRDWFHLPFAWFGDRTAFAGFKVPLQFFPTDRRLEPGMPFILDMAPVYKGFTADIGYSGCLGLNPLHDRLLADLEDHRELILREVRERRPLREIYEDVERLMIRQGYANRHRAYPFGVIAHKVDRVVERRWAPQVFGFGTRSLKGLLSDALHGHREGWSPLWSPYRFSDHPPQPGLWAVEPHLGFRGTGAKFEEILVVTDSKDPEQSAFWLDDDLPHVRRWAEERVAA, encoded by the coding sequence ATGACCTCGGCAGTGAAGGACCAACGAGCCCCGGAGCTGGAGGGGTTCAGAGAAGTCCAGCGGCTCGCGTACGCCTGTGCGGAAGCGGTCGCCGGCCGGCTGCGGCCGGGGGTGACCGAGCGCGAGGCGGCCCGCATGCAGCGCGACTGGCTGCGCGAGCGCGGGGTGCGGGACTGGTTCCACCTCCCCTTCGCCTGGTTCGGGGACCGCACGGCGTTCGCCGGGTTCAAGGTGCCGCTGCAGTTCTTCCCGACCGACCGGAGGCTGGAGCCGGGGATGCCGTTCATCCTCGACATGGCGCCGGTGTACAAGGGCTTCACGGCGGACATCGGCTACTCCGGCTGCCTCGGCCTGAACCCCCTGCACGACCGGCTCCTGGCCGACCTGGAGGACCATCGCGAGCTGATCCTGCGCGAGGTGCGCGAGCGGCGTCCGCTGCGCGAGATCTACGAGGACGTCGAACGCCTGATGATCCGGCAGGGGTACGCCAACAGGCATCGCGCGTATCCGTTCGGCGTCATCGCCCACAAGGTCGACCGGGTGGTCGAGCGGCGCTGGGCCCCGCAGGTGTTCGGCTTCGGCACCCGGTCCCTGAAGGGGCTGCTGAGCGACGCGCTGCACGGGCACCGGGAAGGCTGGTCGCCGCTGTGGAGCCCGTACCGCTTCTCCGACCATCCGCCGCAGCCGGGGTTGTGGGCCGTCGAGCCCCATCTCGGATTCCGCGGTACGGGGGCCAAGTTCGAGGAGATCCTGGTGGTCACCGACTCCAAGGACCCCGAGCAGAGCGCCTTCTGGCTGGACGACGATCTGCCGCACGTGCGGCGCTGGGCCGAGGAAAGGGTGGCGGCATGA
- a CDS encoding SDR family oxidoreductase: MSLLDLPGARERRVRTGGIELCVVELGDAARPTVVLVHGYPDSKEVWTEVAKQLAGQWHVVLYDVRGHGRSTAPKPLRGGFTLEKLTDDFLAVADAVSPDRPVHLVGHDWGSVQSWEFVTVKRTEGRIASFTSMSGPSLDHFGHWIKQRMSRPTPRRVGQLLGQGAKSWYVYMLHTPVLPELAWRGPLGKQWPRMLQRLEKVPAGDYPTSSLPDDAAHGAWLYRDNVRARLSRPRTDAYAHVPVQLITPTGDVFLSEKLYDQLEVWAPQLVRRSLDGKHWVPRTRPDRLASWIDEFVAANEAAAEDGRPVQDTVPSGAYAERFGGQLVLVTGAAGGIGRATAFAFAEAGARVVAVDRDAEGAARTAEMARLIGAPAAWGEAVDVSDEQAMEKLAEKVAAEYGVVDVLVNNAGIGLSGSFLDTTSEDWRNVLDVNLWGVIHGCRIFGRQMAERGQGGHIVNTASAAAYQPSRALPAYSTSKAAVLMLSECLRAEFADRSIGVSAICPGIVNTNITATARFAGADAAEEQRLRKRTSRLYGLRNYPPERVADAILKAVVRNQAVVPVTPEARGARLLSRLSPGALRGIARLKPPL; encoded by the coding sequence ATGAGCCTGCTGGATCTGCCGGGGGCGCGCGAGCGCCGGGTGCGCACGGGCGGCATCGAGCTGTGCGTGGTCGAGCTGGGGGACGCGGCGCGGCCGACGGTCGTGCTCGTGCACGGCTATCCGGACAGCAAGGAGGTCTGGACGGAGGTGGCGAAGCAGCTGGCCGGCCAGTGGCACGTCGTGCTGTACGACGTGCGCGGGCACGGCCGGTCCACCGCCCCGAAGCCGCTGCGCGGAGGCTTCACCCTGGAGAAGCTCACCGACGACTTCCTGGCCGTCGCCGACGCGGTGAGTCCGGACCGTCCGGTGCACCTGGTGGGGCACGACTGGGGGTCGGTCCAGTCGTGGGAGTTCGTCACGGTCAAGCGCACCGAGGGCCGGATCGCCTCGTTCACCTCGATGTCCGGGCCTTCCCTGGACCACTTCGGGCACTGGATCAAGCAGCGGATGTCCCGGCCCACCCCGCGCCGGGTCGGCCAGCTGCTAGGCCAGGGCGCCAAGTCCTGGTACGTCTACATGCTGCACACCCCGGTGCTGCCCGAACTGGCCTGGCGCGGCCCGCTCGGCAAGCAGTGGCCGCGGATGCTCCAGCGGCTGGAGAAGGTGCCCGCCGGCGACTATCCGACGTCCTCGCTGCCCGATGACGCGGCGCACGGCGCCTGGCTCTACCGGGACAACGTGCGCGCCCGGCTGAGCCGGCCGCGCACGGACGCCTACGCGCACGTGCCGGTCCAGCTGATCACGCCGACCGGGGACGTCTTCCTCTCGGAGAAGCTGTACGACCAACTGGAGGTGTGGGCTCCGCAGTTGGTGCGCCGTTCGCTCGACGGCAAGCACTGGGTGCCGCGCACCAGGCCCGACCGGCTCGCCTCCTGGATCGATGAGTTCGTCGCCGCCAACGAGGCCGCCGCGGAGGACGGCCGTCCGGTGCAGGACACCGTGCCGTCCGGGGCGTACGCGGAGAGGTTCGGGGGGCAGCTGGTCCTGGTGACGGGGGCGGCCGGCGGCATCGGCCGCGCCACCGCCTTCGCGTTCGCCGAGGCGGGGGCCCGGGTGGTGGCCGTGGACCGGGACGCGGAGGGGGCGGCCCGGACCGCGGAGATGGCCCGGCTGATCGGTGCCCCGGCCGCCTGGGGCGAAGCCGTGGACGTCAGCGACGAGCAGGCGATGGAGAAGCTCGCCGAGAAGGTGGCCGCCGAGTACGGCGTGGTCGACGTCCTGGTCAACAACGCCGGGATCGGCCTGTCCGGCTCCTTCCTGGACACCACGAGCGAGGACTGGAGGAACGTCCTCGACGTCAATCTGTGGGGGGTCATCCACGGCTGCCGGATCTTCGGCCGGCAGATGGCCGAGCGCGGCCAGGGCGGCCACATCGTCAACACGGCCTCCGCCGCCGCCTACCAGCCCTCCCGGGCGCTGCCCGCGTACAGCACGTCCAAGGCGGCCGTGCTGATGCTCAGCGAGTGCCTGCGGGCCGAGTTCGCCGACCGGTCGATCGGGGTCAGTGCCATCTGCCCCGGCATCGTCAACACGAACATCACCGCGACGGCGCGCTTCGCCGGTGCCGACGCCGCGGAGGAGCAGCGCCTGCGGAAACGGACCAGTCGGCTGTACGGGCTCCGCAACTACCCCCCGGAGCGGGTCGCCGACGCGATCCTCAAGGCGGTGGTGCGCAACCAGGCCGTCGTGCCGGTGACGCCGGAGGCCCGCGGTGCCCGGCTCCTGTCCCGGCTCAGCCCCGGTGCGCTGCGCGGGATCGCCCGGCTGAAGCCGCCGCTGTGA
- a CDS encoding ABC transporter ATP-binding protein, whose amino-acid sequence MTALDRLSLDIGPGVTGLVGSNGAGKSTLIKILLGLSPATEGRAAVLGLDVATSGAAIRERVGYMPEHDCLPPDVSATEFVVHMARMSGLPPTAARERTADTLRHVGLYEERYRPIGGYSTGMKQRVKLAQALVHDPQLVLLDEPTNGLDPVGRDEMLGLIRRVHSDFGISVLVTSHLLGELERTCDHVVVIDGGTLLRSSSTSDFTQTTTTLAVEVTDSDTHPDGTDALRRALTGAGVKLIGHDGLDDRGLPGAGHILLVEATGEETYDIVRDSVAGLGLGLVRMEQRRHHIAEVFRSDETPRTAPAAAATPQKDATRQKGERS is encoded by the coding sequence GTGACCGCGCTTGACCGGCTCTCCTTGGACATCGGACCGGGTGTGACCGGCCTGGTGGGTTCCAACGGGGCCGGCAAGTCCACACTGATCAAGATCCTGCTGGGTCTGTCCCCCGCCACCGAAGGCCGGGCCGCGGTGCTCGGACTCGACGTCGCCACCAGTGGTGCCGCCATCCGGGAGCGGGTCGGCTACATGCCCGAGCACGACTGCCTGCCGCCGGACGTCTCGGCCACCGAGTTCGTCGTCCACATGGCGCGGATGTCCGGCCTGCCGCCCACGGCGGCACGCGAGCGCACCGCCGACACGCTGCGCCACGTCGGCCTGTACGAAGAGCGCTACCGCCCCATCGGCGGCTACTCGACCGGCATGAAGCAGCGCGTCAAGCTGGCCCAGGCACTGGTCCACGACCCGCAGCTGGTCCTGCTGGACGAACCGACCAACGGCCTGGACCCGGTCGGCCGGGACGAGATGCTCGGGCTGATCCGCCGCGTCCACAGCGACTTCGGCATCTCGGTCCTGGTCACCTCGCACCTCCTGGGCGAACTGGAACGCACCTGCGACCACGTCGTCGTCATCGACGGCGGAACCCTGCTGCGCTCCAGCTCCACCAGCGACTTCACCCAGACCACCACGACCCTCGCGGTCGAGGTCACCGACAGCGACACCCACCCGGACGGCACCGACGCGCTGCGCCGGGCCCTCACCGGTGCAGGCGTGAAGCTGATCGGCCACGACGGCCTCGACGACCGGGGACTGCCCGGCGCGGGCCACATCCTGCTGGTCGAGGCGACCGGCGAGGAGACGTACGACATCGTGCGCGACAGCGTCGCCGGGCTCGGCCTCGGGCTCGTGAGGATGGAGCAGCGGCGCCACCACATCGCCGAGGTCTTCCGTTCCGACGAGACACCGCGGACCGCGCCCGCGGCCGCCGCCACCCCGCAGAAGGACGCAACCCGGCAGAAGGGGGAGCGGTCGTGA
- a CDS encoding MerR family transcriptional regulator gives MSGPGQPAPAVDRPAAAEYRIEDLAHASGATVRTIRAYQDRGLLPTPERRGRANVYRDTHLARLRQIADLLDRGYTLASIKELLDAWDTGRGLGGVLGLVAEVHGPWTDERADRITRAELNERFGGAPDDEAIVEALELGVLEPVPGKDDEFLVPSPQELAVAVELYAAGVPLSAISGHLRELRGQVEHIASRFLEFTTEHVFARYLGHRPPTDSDAAEAAAMVRRLRPLAQQTVDAELARAMRLFATRHLRHHLSADTPSAPDAPPVTAHRVELPPGTISAVQRLVGAQNVSAFIAAAAEREVQSRTLDALTSSSNRT, from the coding sequence GTGAGCGGCCCCGGGCAGCCGGCGCCGGCGGTGGACCGGCCGGCCGCCGCCGAGTACCGGATCGAGGACCTGGCGCACGCGAGCGGGGCCACCGTCCGCACGATCCGCGCCTACCAGGACCGCGGGCTGCTGCCGACGCCGGAGCGGCGCGGCCGGGCCAATGTGTACCGGGACACCCACCTGGCCCGGCTCCGGCAGATCGCCGATCTCCTGGACCGGGGCTACACGCTGGCCAGCATCAAGGAGCTCCTGGACGCCTGGGACACGGGCCGGGGGCTGGGCGGGGTGCTCGGGCTCGTCGCCGAGGTGCACGGCCCGTGGACGGACGAGCGGGCCGACCGGATCACCCGGGCCGAGCTGAACGAGAGGTTCGGCGGGGCCCCGGACGACGAGGCGATCGTCGAGGCGCTGGAGCTCGGCGTGCTCGAACCGGTCCCGGGCAAGGACGACGAGTTCCTGGTGCCGAGCCCCCAGGAGCTGGCCGTTGCGGTGGAGCTGTACGCGGCGGGGGTGCCGCTGAGCGCGATCTCCGGCCATCTGCGGGAGCTCCGCGGCCAGGTCGAGCACATAGCCTCCCGCTTCCTGGAGTTCACCACCGAGCACGTCTTCGCGCGCTATCTCGGTCACCGTCCGCCGACCGACTCGGACGCCGCGGAGGCGGCCGCCATGGTGCGCAGGCTGCGCCCGCTCGCCCAGCAGACCGTGGACGCCGAACTGGCGCGTGCGATGCGCCTGTTCGCGACCCGTCATCTGCGCCACCACCTGAGCGCGGACACCCCGTCGGCCCCCGACGCGCCTCCGGTGACGGCGCACCGGGTGGAGCTGCCGCCCGGCACCATCAGCGCCGTGCAGCGGCTCGTCGGGGCGCAGAACGTCTCCGCCTTCATCGCAGCCGCTGCGGAACGCGAGGTGCAATCAAGGACATTGGACGCACTCACCTCATCAAGTAACAGAACTTAA
- a CDS encoding GAF domain-containing protein — translation MSEQVPKDSREAAARELHGLQGLSTEITTRIPHLLEAMRSVGAGLELHSTLDRICETAAELAHCRYAAIGVVDEEGAGLSDFVTYGVPKEVADEIGHRPDGHRGLLGALIHDPVPLRLADLTADPRFAGFPPGHPPMRTFLGVPIRVQDEIFGNLYLAEKDDGAEFNDYDLHMVRVLATEAGIAIGNARLYEAARQRERWIDGSVAVTTALLSGGDADDALSVVAEQARRLAGSAAGIVLLPTGEGGLEIVAVSADDAASSLGMIIGPESPVVAKLLSGEAVFVDDCATDFRMVTDLANRFGPSMLLPLHSGGRVLGALATPRARGGRPFTEAERTLAIQFASQAALALMMAEAQRDRERLAVYEDRDRIARDLHDLVIQRLFATGMMLESAQRRSAETDVQTGVGRAVDELDVTIQEIRTAIFALQQEPAEAPSGLRTRVLREINMAAVPLGFKPSHRFLGPVDSLVGELTGKNLIAALREALSNAFRHAEASLIDVVVDATATLPDGTDAVRLSVADDGVGIPEGGRRSGLRNLARRAESLGGASWFGPGIGPDGSGTTVVWEVPL, via the coding sequence ATGTCTGAGCAGGTCCCGAAGGACTCACGCGAAGCCGCTGCACGGGAGCTCCACGGCCTGCAGGGCTTGTCCACCGAGATCACCACCCGCATCCCGCACCTGCTGGAGGCCATGCGCTCCGTCGGGGCGGGCCTGGAACTGCACTCCACCCTCGACCGGATCTGCGAGACGGCCGCCGAACTGGCCCACTGCCGCTACGCGGCCATCGGTGTCGTCGACGAGGAGGGCGCGGGACTCTCCGACTTCGTCACGTACGGGGTGCCGAAGGAGGTGGCGGACGAGATCGGACACCGCCCCGACGGTCATCGGGGACTGCTCGGCGCCCTGATCCACGATCCGGTACCGCTGCGGCTGGCCGACCTGACGGCCGATCCGAGGTTCGCCGGATTTCCGCCGGGCCACCCCCCGATGCGGACCTTCCTCGGCGTCCCCATCCGGGTGCAGGACGAGATCTTCGGCAACCTCTACCTGGCCGAGAAGGACGACGGCGCCGAGTTCAACGACTACGACCTGCACATGGTGCGGGTCCTGGCCACGGAGGCGGGGATCGCCATCGGCAACGCCCGGCTGTACGAGGCGGCGCGCCAGCGCGAGCGCTGGATCGACGGATCGGTCGCCGTGACCACCGCGCTGCTCTCCGGCGGGGACGCCGACGACGCGCTCTCCGTCGTCGCCGAACAGGCCCGCCGCCTCGCCGGATCGGCCGCCGGCATCGTGCTGCTGCCGACCGGGGAGGGCGGTCTGGAGATCGTCGCCGTCTCCGCGGACGACGCCGCCTCCTCGCTCGGGATGATCATCGGGCCCGAGAGCCCGGTGGTGGCGAAACTGCTGAGCGGCGAGGCGGTCTTCGTGGACGACTGCGCCACTGACTTCCGCATGGTCACCGACCTGGCAAATCGTTTCGGCCCGAGCATGCTGCTGCCCCTGCACAGCGGCGGGCGGGTGCTGGGCGCGCTCGCCACCCCCCGCGCCCGCGGTGGCCGGCCGTTCACGGAGGCGGAACGGACCCTCGCCATCCAGTTCGCCTCGCAGGCCGCGCTCGCGCTGATGATGGCCGAGGCGCAGCGGGACCGGGAACGGCTCGCGGTCTACGAGGACCGGGACCGGATCGCCCGCGACCTGCACGACCTGGTCATCCAGCGGCTGTTCGCCACCGGGATGATGCTGGAGAGCGCCCAGCGCAGATCGGCCGAGACGGATGTGCAGACCGGTGTCGGCCGGGCGGTCGACGAACTGGACGTGACCATCCAGGAGATCCGCACCGCGATCTTCGCCCTCCAGCAGGAACCCGCCGAGGCGCCGTCGGGCCTGCGCACCCGCGTCCTGCGCGAGATCAACATGGCGGCGGTCCCCCTGGGCTTCAAGCCCTCGCACCGCTTCCTCGGGCCGGTCGACTCGCTGGTCGGCGAGCTGACCGGCAAGAACCTGATCGCGGCGCTGCGCGAGGCGCTGTCCAACGCCTTCCGGCACGCGGAGGCGTCGCTGATCGACGTGGTCGTCGACGCGACCGCCACGCTGCCCGACGGGACGGACGCGGTGCGGCTGTCGGTCGCCGACGACGGGGTGGGCATCCCGGAGGGCGGCCGCCGCAGTGGGCTGCGGAACCTGGCGCGCCGGGCGGAGTCGCTCGGCGGCGCGAGCTGGTTCGGCCCCGGCATCGGACCGGACGGGAGCGGCACGACCGTGGTGTGGGAGGTGCCCCTCTGA
- a CDS encoding calcium-binding protein, translated as MGTWDRAELEAMIEEATVDAYDEDEQRTGLFTLLEEHLALPFTTAVLGVEVTVRGIDLTPDGRIVALCARGRVRQAIGILELPLPSPAPEGAEWIEAYRHWAG; from the coding sequence GTGGGCACGTGGGACAGGGCCGAGCTCGAGGCCATGATCGAAGAGGCGACGGTGGACGCCTACGACGAGGACGAGCAACGAACCGGTCTGTTCACGCTGCTCGAGGAGCACCTGGCCCTGCCCTTCACCACCGCGGTTCTCGGCGTCGAGGTGACCGTGCGCGGCATCGACCTCACGCCGGACGGCAGGATCGTTGCCCTGTGCGCGCGAGGCCGCGTTCGGCAGGCGATCGGGATCCTGGAGCTGCCGTTGCCCAGCCCGGCCCCCGAAGGAGCGGAGTGGATCGAGGCGTACCGCCACTGGGCCGGTTGA
- a CDS encoding RNA 2'-phosphotransferase, with amino-acid sequence MDEKRTVKVSKYLSKHLRHQPQRIGITLDANGWVPIDELLRATARNNFPLTRAELDHVVASNDKQRFAVENGRIRASQGHTVPVDLDLPPAEPPAYLYHGTVGRVLDSIRSEGLRPMNRMHVHLSPDRETATRVGARRGRPVVLSVDAGAMHRAGHTFCVSANGVWLTAAVPPEFLRFRD; translated from the coding sequence ATGGACGAGAAACGCACCGTCAAGGTGTCCAAGTACCTCTCGAAGCACCTGCGGCACCAACCGCAGCGGATCGGCATCACGCTCGACGCCAACGGGTGGGTGCCGATCGACGAGTTGTTGCGGGCCACGGCCCGCAACAACTTCCCCCTCACCCGGGCCGAGCTCGACCATGTCGTCGCCAGCAACGACAAGCAGCGCTTCGCCGTCGAGAACGGCCGCATCCGCGCGAGCCAGGGCCACACCGTCCCCGTCGACCTCGATCTGCCGCCGGCCGAGCCACCCGCGTACCTCTACCACGGCACGGTGGGCCGGGTGCTGGACTCGATCCGCAGCGAGGGCCTGCGGCCCATGAACCGCATGCACGTCCACCTCTCCCCCGACCGCGAGACCGCGACCAGGGTCGGTGCCCGGCGCGGCCGTCCCGTCGTCCTGTCCGTGGACGCCGGCGCGATGCACCGCGCGGGTCACACCTTCTGCGTCAGCGCCAACGGCGTCTGGCTCACCGCCGCCGTGCCGCCCGAGTTCCTGCGCTTCCGGGACTGA
- a CDS encoding LLM class flavin-dependent oxidoreductase — protein sequence MRLSTVILPVHRWAEGQKIWWRAEDLGFHAAYTYDHLSWRSFRDGPWFGAIPTLTAAATATQSMRLGTLVTSPNFRHPVTLAKELITLDDISDGRVTLGIGAGGNGFDAMTLRRAGEEPWTPRERADHFDDFVPLLDRLLREPSVTYEGPLYAAHEARNIPGCVQRPRLPFAVAATGPRGMRLAARHGQAWVTTGDSKLYETGTPEQSVEAIRGQLAKLGAACESVGRDVDELDKILLTGFTPDRPLESFDAFVDFAGTHFALGFTEIVLHWPIQDSDFAADEKVFERIATEGLAQLGH from the coding sequence ATGCGTCTGAGCACGGTGATCCTCCCCGTCCACCGATGGGCCGAAGGACAGAAGATCTGGTGGCGGGCCGAAGACCTCGGGTTCCACGCCGCGTACACCTACGACCACCTGTCGTGGCGGTCGTTCCGGGACGGGCCGTGGTTCGGGGCGATCCCCACGCTGACGGCGGCAGCGACAGCAACGCAGAGCATGCGTCTGGGCACCCTGGTGACCTCCCCCAACTTCCGGCACCCCGTCACGCTCGCCAAGGAGCTCATCACCCTCGACGACATCTCCGACGGGCGCGTCACTCTCGGCATCGGCGCCGGCGGCAACGGTTTCGACGCCATGACGTTGCGGCGGGCCGGCGAGGAGCCGTGGACGCCGCGCGAGCGCGCCGACCACTTCGACGACTTCGTCCCGCTGCTGGACCGGCTGCTGCGCGAGCCCTCGGTGACGTACGAGGGTCCCCTCTACGCGGCGCACGAGGCCCGCAACATTCCCGGCTGCGTGCAGCGGCCCCGGCTGCCGTTCGCGGTGGCGGCCACCGGCCCGCGCGGGATGAGGCTCGCCGCCCGGCACGGCCAGGCCTGGGTCACCACGGGCGACTCGAAGCTGTACGAGACGGGCACCCCCGAACAGTCGGTGGAGGCCATCCGGGGGCAGCTCGCCAAGCTGGGTGCGGCCTGCGAGTCCGTCGGCCGGGACGTCGACGAGCTGGACAAGATCCTGCTCACCGGTTTCACCCCGGACCGTCCGCTGGAGTCCTTCGACGCCTTCGTGGACTTCGCGGGCACCCACTTCGCGCTGGGCTTCACGGAGATCGTCCTCCACTGGCCGATCCAGGACTCCGACTTCGCGGCGGACGAGAAGGTCTTCGAGCGCATCGCCACGGAGGGCCTGGCCCAGCTCGGCCACTGA
- a CDS encoding Cof-type HAD-IIB family hydrolase, with product MTSATDTPSPAAIRLIATDLDGTLLRDDKTVSDRTVAALAAAEEAGVEVFFVTGRPARWMDVVSDHVHGHGLAICANGAAVADLHDGGRLLKVRPLERLIALDIVHTLRTAVPGTSFAVELSTGIHYEPAYPPFHLDPGATVAVAEKLLHEETPGVGAPVLKLLAHHTELSPDEFLDLARAAAGHRASFTRSSPTALLEISGPGVSKASTLELCCAERGISPAEVVAFGDMPNDVEMLSWAGASYAMGNAHPAAIAAASGQTATNGEDGVAVVIERIVAERRAADAAR from the coding sequence GTGACCTCAGCTACCGACACGCCTTCGCCTGCCGCCATCCGGCTGATCGCCACCGACCTGGACGGCACCCTGCTGCGCGACGACAAGACGGTTTCGGACCGTACGGTCGCCGCGCTCGCCGCCGCCGAGGAGGCCGGCGTCGAGGTCTTCTTCGTCACCGGCCGCCCGGCCCGCTGGATGGACGTCGTCAGCGATCATGTCCACGGCCACGGTCTGGCGATCTGTGCGAACGGCGCGGCGGTCGCCGATCTGCACGACGGCGGCAGGCTGCTCAAGGTCCGTCCGCTGGAGCGGCTCATCGCGCTCGACATCGTGCACACGCTGCGCACCGCCGTCCCCGGTACCTCGTTCGCCGTCGAACTGTCCACCGGCATCCACTACGAACCGGCCTACCCGCCCTTCCACCTGGACCCGGGCGCCACGGTCGCCGTCGCCGAGAAGCTGCTGCACGAGGAGACGCCCGGCGTCGGCGCACCCGTGCTGAAGCTCCTCGCCCACCACACCGAACTGTCCCCGGACGAGTTCCTCGACCTGGCCCGCGCGGCGGCCGGGCACCGGGCCTCCTTCACCCGGTCCAGCCCCACGGCCCTGCTGGAGATCAGCGGGCCCGGGGTCTCCAAGGCCAGCACGCTGGAGCTGTGCTGCGCCGAGCGCGGCATATCGCCCGCCGAGGTCGTCGCCTTCGGGGACATGCCCAACGACGTGGAAATGCTCAGCTGGGCGGGTGCGTCGTACGCGATGGGCAACGCCCACCCGGCCGCGATCGCCGCCGCCTCCGGGCAGACCGCCACCAACGGCGAGGACGGCGTCGCCGTCGTCATCGAGCGGATCGTCGCCGAACGCCGCGCGGCCGACGCCGCGCGCTGA